The following proteins are co-located in the Gammaproteobacteria bacterium genome:
- a CDS encoding AAA family ATPase, giving the protein MDGSDTRRIAGPSYKLKVKDFGPITAADLSLLPLTVLVGPSNTGKSYLATLVYALHRCFRDRGRFADLPDRDAPDPDLFSLGEVGEWAKAIASAPAEAPSLPAFPPSAESYVRSSLKAAPGVGRRLGTELARCFGVARVQDLVRQPQTGAAHAEIKIEIPRTGGEGVFGYGIALNGDGLVVAGHIQGRSNLANDQVDSVHTRSLHRHALRLGQQWPSHPELPPAKGLDHVLYMHHVLHLLTETVGSWLIRPLGAGGVHYLPSDRAGMSHCRDVVVSSLLHRATTASSGPDALLSGVAVDFLDQLVRLAGDDTDADPTGWLLAKHLEEAVLEGEVRIEDSDTRFPHILYRPAGWTRDLPLMRTSSMVSELASIVLYLRYLVRPGDLLIIDEPEAHLHPATQTVLAREVIRWVLGGCRVVVTTHSEWFLEQIANRVILDALPAEKRTGIEESGIAIDADDVGVWLFERDSKRGGSVVKKLGVDPDSGLFPTDHDAVSEALYNEGARIHNRQQHSSL; this is encoded by the coding sequence ATGGACGGTTCGGACACCCGCAGGATTGCGGGGCCTAGCTACAAGCTGAAGGTGAAGGATTTCGGTCCAATCACTGCCGCCGATCTGAGCCTGCTGCCTCTCACTGTCTTGGTCGGTCCGAGCAACACGGGGAAGTCGTACTTGGCTACTCTGGTATACGCCCTGCATCGATGCTTCCGGGATCGAGGGAGGTTCGCCGATCTTCCGGATCGGGACGCCCCTGATCCTGACCTCTTCAGTTTGGGGGAAGTCGGCGAGTGGGCGAAGGCGATCGCCAGTGCTCCAGCTGAGGCACCCAGTCTGCCGGCTTTTCCGCCAAGTGCAGAGTCTTATGTGCGATCCTCCTTGAAAGCCGCGCCCGGGGTTGGCCGAAGATTGGGAACAGAGCTCGCACGGTGTTTTGGAGTCGCCCGAGTTCAGGACCTCGTTCGCCAGCCGCAGACGGGCGCCGCTCACGCCGAGATCAAGATCGAGATTCCCCGAACGGGAGGAGAGGGGGTCTTCGGATACGGCATCGCGTTGAATGGGGACGGCCTTGTGGTTGCGGGCCACATCCAAGGGCGCTCGAACCTCGCGAACGACCAAGTCGATTCGGTCCACACGCGGTCACTCCATCGACACGCGTTGCGGCTTGGACAGCAGTGGCCATCACATCCAGAACTGCCTCCTGCGAAAGGACTGGACCACGTCTTGTACATGCACCACGTTCTTCACTTGCTGACCGAGACGGTAGGAAGCTGGCTCATTCGACCGCTCGGCGCTGGTGGTGTCCACTATCTGCCAAGCGACCGCGCGGGCATGTCACATTGCCGGGATGTGGTGGTGAGTTCTCTACTACACCGAGCCACTACTGCCTCGTCAGGACCTGATGCCCTTCTGTCCGGAGTGGCGGTCGACTTTCTGGATCAACTCGTTCGATTGGCGGGCGACGATACGGACGCGGATCCCACAGGTTGGTTGCTCGCCAAACACCTCGAAGAGGCTGTTCTGGAAGGCGAGGTCCGCATCGAGGATTCGGATACCAGATTCCCACATATCTTGTATCGTCCAGCAGGCTGGACGAGGGACCTGCCACTGATGCGAACATCTTCAATGGTGTCTGAGTTGGCCTCCATCGTCCTCTATCTTCGATACCTGGTGCGCCCCGGTGACCTACTGATCATTGACGAGCCCGAGGCTCACTTGCATCCAGCAACTCAAACCGTCCTCGCCCGCGAAGTGATTCGCTGGGTGCTTGGTGGCTGCCGGGTCGTGGTCACGACCCACAGCGAGTGGTTTCTGGAGCAGATTGCGAACCGAGTCATCTTGGACGCACTTCCGGCAGAAAAGCGCACGGGGATCGAAGAATCGGGCATCGCGATAGATGCCGACGATGTTGGGGTGTGGCTGTTCGAACGCGACTCCAAGCGAGGTGGCTCCGTCGTCAAGAAACTGGGGGTTGATCCTGACTCGGGACTCTTCCCGACCGACCATGACG
- a CDS encoding phospholipase D-like domain-containing protein, with amino-acid sequence MSHPEFVDNLDGNTLERALRERLEHLLGTLREAPAASIATGYFNPGGFGRLADVLRRTAGVRLLLGAEPLPAARLPERRLGDPRGERYEKRLADEELDGAERKLRRDRDRLPFSEPSRASVRELLDFLDSGKIEVRRYEHRFLHGKAFLFSGKQGVLAGSSNFTLAGLTSNLELNLGQYQPGVVERVEEWFDRLWNDARPYDLAAIYREQFAEHPPYLIYLRALWERYGGELEEEAGDSGRIRLTRFQTDGVFRAKRILDQYNGVLVADSVGLGKSFIAAEIFTEVIERNRQRALLIAPAQLRDGMWRQFRRRYQVGIEVVSFEQLAGDRQLGEGDGSALGSRIGEYSLVVIDEAHAFRNPDTKRARALRQLLRGDPPRKVVLLTATPVNNSLWDLYDLLTYFVGHDAVFADRGIPSLKERFRQADKEDPFSLSPDTLFDILDATTVRRTRHFVQRFYPNDNFRLKDGTEVTIRFPDPVVRSRSYDLDEVLPGFFDEFAEVLDAGEGEPSLTMARYWPTRYRRQGAPDARETALVGLIRSGLLKRFESSARAFVQTVNRMVAAHDHFVRAVEAGVIPSSDSLAALRETDSDEAWEELLSEGEPVDDDLDTARLIEDVRSDRALLERLRVRASAIRAENDPKLKLLAGELARIAAEAERTGISERDIRNRRKVLVFSYFGDTIEWIAGRLREVVATDRRLASYRGRIAVVRGTDSFDGITRSDAVFGFAPESTEAPPSRSEDRYDILVTTDVLAEGMNLQQCGRIINYDLPWNPMRLVQRHGRIDRIGSPHEKVFLTCVFPDRQLEALLALEERIRRKLAQAAASIGLDQVVIPGAAHTEHVFADDRKQIEALRRGDSSLFERGGEGVHAHSGEEYRQELRKGIERWGDRIRDLAWGVGSGFVGGARTGHVFCARVFDRVFMRFVPVGPDAEIERDTLTCLGILSCTEHTGLALPERFAEAAFSAWKRARRDIYEEWMRATDPATLQPSIRPLFRAAADHVRMHPAAGLSVEERDRLADALEAPWGIRQERRLREVFAPDEVASGELTRRIADVVNELGLQPWKPPEPLDPIEEDEVNLVVWMGVMEAEA; translated from the coding sequence ATGAGCCACCCGGAGTTCGTGGACAACCTGGACGGCAACACCCTCGAACGGGCGCTCCGCGAGCGCCTCGAACACCTGCTCGGTACGCTGCGCGAGGCGCCCGCGGCGTCCATCGCGACGGGCTACTTCAATCCGGGGGGCTTCGGTCGGCTGGCGGACGTGCTCCGTCGTACTGCGGGCGTGCGCCTCTTGCTCGGCGCCGAGCCACTGCCCGCCGCACGGCTTCCAGAGCGTCGCCTCGGCGATCCGCGCGGCGAGCGATACGAGAAGAGGCTGGCGGACGAGGAACTCGACGGTGCGGAGCGCAAGCTCAGGCGGGACCGCGACCGACTCCCGTTCTCCGAGCCGAGCCGAGCGTCCGTGCGCGAGCTTCTGGATTTCCTCGACTCCGGCAAGATCGAGGTGCGCCGCTACGAGCACCGCTTCCTGCATGGCAAGGCATTCCTGTTCTCCGGCAAGCAGGGGGTCCTCGCCGGGTCGTCGAACTTCACGCTCGCGGGGCTCACGTCGAACCTTGAACTCAACCTCGGCCAGTACCAGCCCGGCGTCGTCGAGAGAGTCGAGGAGTGGTTTGACCGGCTTTGGAACGACGCCCGTCCGTACGATCTCGCCGCCATCTACAGGGAGCAGTTCGCCGAACACCCTCCCTACCTGATCTATCTGCGCGCCCTCTGGGAGCGCTACGGCGGCGAACTTGAAGAGGAGGCGGGGGACTCGGGCCGGATCCGGCTCACGCGCTTTCAGACCGACGGCGTGTTCCGGGCCAAGCGAATCCTCGACCAGTACAACGGCGTCCTGGTCGCCGACAGCGTGGGGCTCGGCAAGAGCTTCATCGCCGCCGAGATCTTCACCGAGGTCATCGAGCGCAACCGCCAGCGGGCGCTTCTGATCGCACCGGCCCAGCTCAGGGACGGGATGTGGAGGCAGTTCAGAAGGCGCTACCAGGTCGGCATCGAGGTCGTGTCGTTCGAGCAACTCGCGGGCGACCGCCAGCTTGGCGAGGGGGACGGGAGCGCGTTGGGCTCCAGGATCGGCGAATACTCGCTGGTGGTGATCGACGAGGCACACGCCTTCCGGAACCCGGACACGAAGCGTGCGCGCGCGCTCCGCCAACTGCTGCGGGGAGACCCGCCCCGGAAAGTTGTCCTTCTGACCGCGACGCCGGTGAACAACTCGCTCTGGGACCTGTACGACCTCCTCACGTACTTCGTCGGTCACGACGCGGTGTTCGCGGACCGGGGCATCCCCTCGCTCAAGGAGCGGTTCCGGCAGGCCGACAAGGAGGACCCGTTCTCGCTCAGCCCGGACACCCTGTTCGACATCCTCGACGCGACCACGGTGCGGCGAACGCGGCACTTCGTTCAGCGCTTCTACCCGAACGACAACTTCCGGCTCAAGGACGGAACCGAGGTCACGATCCGGTTCCCGGACCCGGTGGTCCGCTCGCGTAGCTACGATCTGGACGAAGTATTACCCGGCTTCTTTGACGAGTTTGCGGAGGTTCTGGACGCCGGGGAGGGCGAGCCCAGCCTCACGATGGCCAGATACTGGCCGACCCGTTACCGCCGACAGGGAGCCCCGGACGCCCGCGAGACCGCCCTGGTGGGGCTCATCCGCTCCGGGCTGCTCAAGCGGTTCGAGTCGTCGGCGCGGGCGTTCGTCCAAACCGTGAACAGGATGGTCGCCGCGCACGACCATTTCGTGCGCGCGGTCGAGGCCGGCGTGATTCCGTCCTCCGATTCGCTGGCGGCGCTCCGTGAGACCGATTCCGACGAGGCGTGGGAGGAGCTTCTCAGCGAAGGCGAGCCGGTCGACGACGACCTCGACACGGCAAGGCTCATTGAAGACGTGAGATCGGACAGGGCGCTCCTCGAACGCCTCCGGGTCCGGGCATCCGCGATAAGGGCGGAGAACGACCCGAAGCTCAAGCTCCTCGCCGGGGAACTCGCCCGCATCGCGGCGGAGGCTGAGCGGACGGGCATCTCCGAGCGCGACATCCGCAACCGGCGCAAGGTGCTCGTGTTCTCCTACTTCGGCGACACCATCGAGTGGATCGCCGGGCGCTTGCGGGAGGTCGTGGCGACGGATCGGCGGCTCGCCAGCTACCGTGGCCGCATCGCCGTCGTCAGGGGAACCGATTCGTTCGACGGGATCACCCGCAGCGACGCCGTGTTCGGGTTCGCGCCCGAATCCACGGAAGCCCCGCCGTCGCGTTCCGAGGACAGATACGACATCCTCGTCACGACTGACGTGCTGGCCGAAGGAATGAACCTCCAGCAGTGCGGACGGATCATCAACTACGATCTGCCGTGGAACCCAATGCGGCTCGTGCAGCGCCACGGGCGCATCGACCGCATCGGCAGTCCCCACGAGAAGGTGTTTCTCACCTGCGTGTTCCCCGACCGCCAACTGGAAGCCCTTCTGGCCCTCGAAGAGCGGATCCGCAGGAAGCTGGCACAGGCGGCGGCCTCCATCGGACTCGATCAGGTCGTCATTCCGGGCGCGGCCCACACGGAACACGTCTTCGCGGACGATCGGAAGCAGATCGAAGCGCTCCGAAGGGGCGACTCCTCTCTCTTTGAGCGGGGAGGCGAGGGCGTTCATGCGCACAGCGGCGAGGAGTACCGGCAAGAACTAAGGAAGGGAATCGAGCGCTGGGGCGACCGGATCCGAGACTTGGCGTGGGGGGTCGGCTCGGGATTCGTGGGCGGAGCCCGCACGGGCCACGTCTTCTGCGCCCGGGTCTTCGACCGCGTGTTCATGCGTTTCGTGCCCGTGGGGCCGGACGCGGAGATCGAGCGCGACACCCTGACCTGCCTCGGAATCCTCTCATGCACCGAGCACACCGGGCTTGCACTGCCCGAGCGGTTCGCGGAAGCAGCGTTCAGTGCCTGGAAGCGCGCCCGCCGCGACATCTACGAGGAATGGATGCGCGCCACGGATCCCGCCACGCTCCAGCCCAGCATCCGCCCGCTTTTCCGGGCCGCCGCCGACCATGTCCGCATGCACCCGGCCGCCGGGCTGTCCGTCGAGGAGCGGGACCGGTTGGCCGACGCCCTCGAAGCGCCGTGGGGGATCCGTCAAGAGCGGCGGCTCCGCGAAGTGTTCGCGCCCGACGAGGTCGCCTCCGGAGAATTGACGCGCAGGATCGCCGATGTCGTGAACGAACTCGGGCTACAGCCGTGGAAGCCTCCCGAGCCGCTCGATCCCATCGAGGAGGACGAGGTGAATCTCGTCGTCTGGATGGGCGTCATGGAGGCCGAAGCCTGA